The genomic window TTTTAAGTCCTGTGCGTCTACCTGTTCCGCCATCCAGGCATTTGTCATCCTCCTGACAAGAATAAGTATACTATATTAGCCAATTTTTGTCAACACTTTTTATTATTTTTTGATTTTTTCCTTTATTTTCAATAGTTTTATTTTTTCATTCTTTTTTATTTTATTGATTTTTTAATCTAAAAAGATTATAATTATAGAAAGATTAATTTAGTAGGGGGGATTATATGTTTGCTAGACGTACTTATGAAAAAAGAAGATTGGCTTTAAGAAATAATTTTGAAGATGGAATTATCCTAATTTGTGGAAATTCTCTTTCTCCAGCAAATTATCGTGACAACACTTTTCCATTTGTTCAAGATTCTACTTTTCTTTATTATTTTGGATTAAACAAAGAAAATCTTATTGGAGTTATTGATATAGATAAAGAACAAGAATATATATTTGGAAATGAACTTACAATGGATGATATAATTTGGTCTGGTCCTCAAATTTCTTTAGGTGACCAATGTAAATTAGTCGGTGTTGAAAATCTTCTTCCTTATGAAGATATAAAAAGATTCCTATATGAAGTAAAACACAGTGGTAGAAAAATCCATTATATCAACCAATATTTACCTAATAATATTATAAATATTGCTGATTGGCTTGAAATAAAACCTAATGAAGTAAATGATTATGTTTCCGAAAAATTAAGTTATGCAGTAGTAGAGCAAAGAAATTATAAAACTCCTGAAGAAGTTCAAGAAATTATAAAAGCTGTTAATGTTACTAGAGAAATGCACTTAAAAGCTATGAAAATTGCTAAACCTGGTATGAAAGAATATGAAGTAGCTGCTGCTCTTGAAAATGTAGCTAAAAGTAAAAATTGTACTCTTTCTTTCTTAACTATTTGTACTGTCAATGGTCAAACTTTACATAACCATTATCATGGAAATACTTTAAAAGAGGGAGATTTACTTTTAATAGATGCTGGAGCTAAAACAGAAAGTGGATATTGTGGAGATATGACTACAACTTTCCCTGTATCTGGTAAATTTACTCCATTACAAAAAGAGTTTTATAATCTTTTAATTTCTATGTTTGATAAAGCTAGTGAATTAATTAGACCTGGAATAACTTATAAAGAAATTCATTTGGAAGTTTGTAAAGTTTTAGCAAAAGGTTTAGTTGAGAAAAATATATTAAAAGGAAATGTTGATGAAATTGTAGAAAAAGGTGTTCATGCTTTATTTATGCCTCATGGTTTAGGACATATGTTAGGACTTGATGTACATGATATGGAAAATATTGGAGAAGTAATTGTAGGATATAATGGAGAAGCTAAAAGTACTCAATTTGGACTTGCCTCTTTAAGACTTGGTAGAGAGTTAGAAGAAGATTTTGTATTCACTGTTGAGCCTGGAATTTACTTTATTCCTGAATTAATAAAAAAATGGAAAAATGAAAATAAATTCCCTGAATATATAAATTATGAAGAACTTGAAAAATATATGAATTTCGGTGGAATGAGATATGAGGGAGATTTCTTAGTTACTAAAACAGGTAATATTAGACTTGGAGAAACTATGGTAAAATCTCCTGAAGAAGTTGAAGAAGTGAGAGCGAAAGCTTTTAAATAATTATAAAAAAAGACTATTGCAAATTTACAATAGTCTTTTTTATTAAGTTTTATTATTTTTTATCTATCCACTCTATCATTTCTGGAATTACATCATATAAATCTCCAACTATTCCATAATCACATACTTTAAATATTGGAGCTTGTGGGTCTTTATTTATTGCTACTATATATTTTGATTCGCTCATTCCTGCTAAATGTTGAATTGCTCCAGATATTCCACAAGCTATGTATACTGTTGGTCTTACTGTTGTTCCAGTTTGTCCTATTTGATGAGATTGGTCTATCCATCCACTGTCTACTGCTGCTCTTGAAGCTCCTACTTCTCCACCTAATTTATCTGCTAATTTTCTTAATAGTTCAAATCCCTCTGCTTTCTTTAATCCTCTTCCTCCTGAAACTATTATTTTAGCATCTGTTAAATTTACCAATCTTTTCTTTAATTCTAATATTTCTACTAATTTTGTATGAATCATTTCTGGTTTTAGGTTTGGAGTTACTACTTCTATTGTTCCTTTTACTTCTTCAGTATAAGGTGCTTTTTCCATTACTCCTGGTCTTACTGTTGACATTTGTGGTCTATTTTTAGGACAAATTATTGTTGCCATTAAGTTTCCACCAAAAGCTGGTCTTGTTTGTAATATTTTATTATCAGTTAAATCTATTTCTAATTTTGTACAATCTGCTGTTAATCCTGTTCCAACTCTTCCAGCAATTCTTGGAGCTATATCTCTTCCTATAGAAGTTGCTCCAACTAATACTATTTCAGGTTTTCTATCTAAAATTAAATCTGATACAGCTATTGTTATTCCTTGAGTAGAGAAATTTTCTAATAATTCATGTTTTAGATAATAAACTATATCTACTCCATAATGTAATAAATCTTCTGCTAAATTATCTATATTATTTCCTGGTATTACAACAGCTAATTTTTTATTTAATTGATTTGCTAATTTTCTTCCTTCACCAATTAATTCTATAGTTACAGGTTGTATTTTTCCTTGTCTTTGTTCACCAATAACCCATACATTATTATAACTATTTAGGTCTATATTTTGATTTACTTTTGCTCTAGACATTGTATCCTCCTATATTAAATTCAAATTATGTAATTCTGTCATTAAAATATTTGTAACTTCTTTTTTATCTTTACATTCCATAATTTTACTTTCTTTAGTTTTTGTTGGAACAAAAGATCTATATACATTTGTAGGAGAACCTTTTAGTCCTATTTGAGTTGTATCAACATTTAAGTCAACTAATGTTAATATTTTTATATCTTCATCTTTTAATTCTTCATATGCTTTATATATTCCTCTAACAGTTGGATATCTAGGAGTATTTAATTCTTTTATTGCTGTTAATAATACAGGCATTTCTGTTTCTATTAAATAATCTCCTGTTTCTGTAAATCTACTTACTAATAATTTTTCCCCTTTTACTTCTATATTTTTTACATATGTTACTTGAGGAAGATTTAAAAACTCTGCTATTTCTGGTCCTACTTGTGCAGTATCTCCATCTATTGCTTGTCTTCCACAAATTATAAGGTCATAATTTCCTACTTTTTCAATAGCTGCAGCTAATATAGTTGCTGTTGCCCAAGTATCTGAACCTCCAAAAGCTCTATCTGAAACTAAATAAACTTCATCTGCTCCCATAGCCACTGCTTCTTTCAAAGCTTCTTTTGCTTGTGGTGGTCCCATGCTTATAACTGTCACTTTTCCACCAAATTCATCTTTTAATCTTAAAGCTTCTTCTAAACCATTTTTATCATCAGGATTTATAATACTTGGTACTCCATCTCTTATTAATGTTCCTGTTTCTTGATTTATTTTTACTTCATTAGTATCTGGTACTTGTTTTAAACATACTATTATATTCATTTATTCCTCCTAACTTAAAACAGCTCTAGAAATTACAACTTTATGTACTTCTGATGTTCCTTCATAAATTTCTGTAATTTTTGCATCACGATACATTCTTTCTAATGGATAATCTTTCATATATCCATATCCTCCGTGAATTTGTAAAGCTAAATTAGTAACTTCTCTAGCTACTGTAGAAGCATTAAATTTTGCCATAGCTGCTTCTTTTGTAAATGGTTTTCCACTATTTTTTAAACTAGCTGCATAATATATTAACCATCTTGCTGCTTCTATCTTTGTTGCCATTTCTGCTAAATACCATTGAATTCCTTGTAATTCAGCTATTGGTTTTCCAAATTGAACTCTTTCTTTAGCATATTTTACACTTTCTTCAAAAGCTCCCTCTGCAATTCCTAATGCTTGGGCCGCTACACCTATTCTTGCTCCATCAAGACAAGTCATAGCTATATTAAATCCTTTTCCTAATTTTCCTACTAAATTTTCTTTTGGAACTCTACAGTTATCAAAAATTAATTCAGCAGTTTCTGAACCATGGATTCCCATTTTCTCCTCAATTTTTCCATATGTAAATCCAGGAGTTCCTTTTTCAACAATAATTGCTGACATTCCTTTTAATCCTTTTGCTGGTTCTGTTAGAGCAAAAACTAAAACAGCTTGAGCTTGAGCTCCACCAGAGATAAAGCATTTAGTACCATTTATTACATATTCACCAGTTTCTTCATCTAAAATAGCTGTTGTTTTTGCTGCTCCTGCATCTGTACCAGCATTAGGTTCTGTTAATGCGAAAGCTCCTAAACATCCTCCCTCAGCCATCATTGGTAAATATTTTTTCTTTTGTTCTTCAGTTCCAAATTTAAGAATTCCTTGAGCAAAGATTGTATGAATAGATAAAATTGCTGCAGTTGCTGCACATTTTTTTGCAATTTCATTTACTACTATAACTTTATCTATATCATTTCCTCCAGACCCACCATATTCAATAGGTGTTCCTATTCCAGTAAATCCTATTTTAGCCATTTTTTCAAAAGTTTCTTTTGGATATATTCCTGTTCTATCTACTTCAGCTGCTAAAGGTCCTACTTCATTTTCGGCAAATTCTCTAGCTACTTTTTGTAACATTTCTTGTGCTTTTGTAAATTGAAAATCCATCTATTCCTCCTTATATAATTAAAAGTTATTTTTAAATAAATGATTTAAATATATAATTTTATATATTTAAATTATTTATTTAAAATAAAATTTCTTAAGAGGGTCTTAAGTAAATAAGGCCCTCTTAAATATATATAAATTCAATATACCTAACTTAGATTATAAGAAAAATCTGCTATCCATTTCTTTTAAGTCTTTAGATACTAAAGGTCTGAATGGCATTAATGAAATGATATCTTTTTCTATATCTAATCCTGGAGCTATTTCTATAATCTCTAGTCCTTCAGGAGTTAATTTGAATACACATCTTTCAGTTACATATAATACTTCTTGACCAGACTCTACTGCATATTCTCCACTTGCACTAATTTCATCAACTTTTTCACAGAACTTTTGATATTTTCCTTCTTGTAAAATGTGCATTTTTCCATCTACAATTTCCATTTTATTTCCTCCACCTGAGAATGGGAAGCAATAAACACATTTTTTAGCACTTTGAGTTAAGTTTACAAATCCTCCAACTCCTATGATGTTTCCTCCTGATTTACTTACATTTACATTTCCTTTTTTATCAACTTGCATTGCTCCAACGAATGTAATATCTAGTACTCCACCATCATATAAGTCAAATTGATATGCTGTATCTTGGCACATTTCTGGATTTATAACAGCTCCAAAACTTAATCCTCCAGAAGGAGTTCCTCCAACTAATCCTGCTTCTATTGTTAAATCCATTTCTCCAGAAAGCCCTAATTCTTTTGCAGCAGCTGGTACTAATTCAGGAATTCCTATTCCTAAGTTAACTACAGCATTTTCTTTTAATTCCATAGCTGCTCTTCTTGCTATAATTTTATGAACTAATGTTCTTTCTTTTTTACCTCCACCTACACTTAGTCTTGTAACTTCATCTAACATAGGTTGAATTTGTGAATCAGGTACAACTAATTCTCCTGTATAAGCTGGATTATATTGTTCAATCATTGTTTGCCATTGATTTGGTGCAACAACTATAGCATCTACTATTGCTCCAGGTATTTTTACTTGTCTTGGATTTGCTCTAGTTCCTGATATTCTTTCAACTTGAACTATTACTTTTCCTCCATTTGCTTTTGCTGCCATTGCTGTTGTAAATGGATCTAAGTAGAATGCTTCTTTTTCAAATGTGATATTTCCATTTATATCTGCTGTTGTTCCTCTTATGATAGATACATCAACTTTTGGTGCTTTATAGAATAGATATTCTTCACCATCTATTACCATTAATTCAGCTAAAGTATCTTTAGAAATTTCATTTAAAGCTCCTCTTGTATTTCTAGGGTCAACAAAAGTTTTTAATCCTAGTTTTGTAAGAACTCCTGGTTTTCTTCCTGCAGCAGCTCTAAACATATGAGAAATTGCTCCATATGGTAAGTTATAAGCTTCTATTTTATTTTCTTTAGCTAGAGTTTTTAATCCTACCATTTTAATAAAGTGAGAACATATAACTTTTTTTACTAATCCTTCATAACTGATTCCATCTATTAATCTTCCTTCTGTAGCTTCTCCTAATCCTGCTCCAGCTATATAATTTAGATTTCTAGGTTCTCCTGTTTCTAAAAATCTTTTTCCTAAAGCTGCTGTTACTTCTTCTGGATAAACTAAAGAACCAAATCCATTTATTGCTACTGTATCTTCTGATTTTATTAATCTTACAGCTTCATCAGCTGTCATTATTTTTCTATCTACTTTCATTATATTCCTCCATCATAGTTAACTTTTTTATATTTTTTCCCAAGCCTTATTTTTATTATTTAGATTTTTTTA from Fusobacterium perfoetens ATCC 29250 includes these protein-coding regions:
- a CDS encoding electron transfer flavoprotein subunit alpha/FixB family protein, translating into MSRAKVNQNIDLNSYNNVWVIGEQRQGKIQPVTIELIGEGRKLANQLNKKLAVVIPGNNIDNLAEDLLHYGVDIVYYLKHELLENFSTQGITIAVSDLILDRKPEIVLVGATSIGRDIAPRIAGRVGTGLTADCTKLEIDLTDNKILQTRPAFGGNLMATIICPKNRPQMSTVRPGVMEKAPYTEEVKGTIEVVTPNLKPEMIHTKLVEILELKKRLVNLTDAKIIVSGGRGLKKAEGFELLRKLADKLGGEVGASRAAVDSGWIDQSHQIGQTGTTVRPTVYIACGISGAIQHLAGMSESKYIVAINKDPQAPIFKVCDYGIVGDLYDVIPEMIEWIDKK
- a CDS encoding electron transfer flavoprotein subunit beta/FixA family protein gives rise to the protein MNIIVCLKQVPDTNEVKINQETGTLIRDGVPSIINPDDKNGLEEALRLKDEFGGKVTVISMGPPQAKEALKEAVAMGADEVYLVSDRAFGGSDTWATATILAAAIEKVGNYDLIICGRQAIDGDTAQVGPEIAEFLNLPQVTYVKNIEVKGEKLLVSRFTETGDYLIETEMPVLLTAIKELNTPRYPTVRGIYKAYEELKDEDIKILTLVDLNVDTTQIGLKGSPTNVYRSFVPTKTKESKIMECKDKKEVTNILMTELHNLNLI
- a CDS encoding acyl CoA:acetate/3-ketoacid CoA transferase — translated: MKVDRKIMTADEAVRLIKSEDTVAINGFGSLVYPEEVTAALGKRFLETGEPRNLNYIAGAGLGEATEGRLIDGISYEGLVKKVICSHFIKMVGLKTLAKENKIEAYNLPYGAISHMFRAAAGRKPGVLTKLGLKTFVDPRNTRGALNEISKDTLAELMVIDGEEYLFYKAPKVDVSIIRGTTADINGNITFEKEAFYLDPFTTAMAAKANGGKVIVQVERISGTRANPRQVKIPGAIVDAIVVAPNQWQTMIEQYNPAYTGELVVPDSQIQPMLDEVTRLSVGGGKKERTLVHKIIARRAAMELKENAVVNLGIGIPELVPAAAKELGLSGEMDLTIEAGLVGGTPSGGLSFGAVINPEMCQDTAYQFDLYDGGVLDITFVGAMQVDKKGNVNVSKSGGNIIGVGGFVNLTQSAKKCVYCFPFSGGGNKMEIVDGKMHILQEGKYQKFCEKVDEISASGEYAVESGQEVLYVTERCVFKLTPEGLEIIEIAPGLDIEKDIISLMPFRPLVSKDLKEMDSRFFL
- the acrC gene encoding acryloyl-CoA reductase, with amino-acid sequence MDFQFTKAQEMLQKVAREFAENEVGPLAAEVDRTGIYPKETFEKMAKIGFTGIGTPIEYGGSGGNDIDKVIVVNEIAKKCAATAAILSIHTIFAQGILKFGTEEQKKKYLPMMAEGGCLGAFALTEPNAGTDAGAAKTTAILDEETGEYVINGTKCFISGGAQAQAVLVFALTEPAKGLKGMSAIIVEKGTPGFTYGKIEEKMGIHGSETAELIFDNCRVPKENLVGKLGKGFNIAMTCLDGARIGVAAQALGIAEGAFEESVKYAKERVQFGKPIAELQGIQWYLAEMATKIEAARWLIYYAASLKNSGKPFTKEAAMAKFNASTVAREVTNLALQIHGGYGYMKDYPLERMYRDAKITEIYEGTSEVHKVVISRAVLS
- a CDS encoding aminopeptidase P family protein, with amino-acid sequence MFARRTYEKRRLALRNNFEDGIILICGNSLSPANYRDNTFPFVQDSTFLYYFGLNKENLIGVIDIDKEQEYIFGNELTMDDIIWSGPQISLGDQCKLVGVENLLPYEDIKRFLYEVKHSGRKIHYINQYLPNNIINIADWLEIKPNEVNDYVSEKLSYAVVEQRNYKTPEEVQEIIKAVNVTREMHLKAMKIAKPGMKEYEVAAALENVAKSKNCTLSFLTICTVNGQTLHNHYHGNTLKEGDLLLIDAGAKTESGYCGDMTTTFPVSGKFTPLQKEFYNLLISMFDKASELIRPGITYKEIHLEVCKVLAKGLVEKNILKGNVDEIVEKGVHALFMPHGLGHMLGLDVHDMENIGEVIVGYNGEAKSTQFGLASLRLGRELEEDFVFTVEPGIYFIPELIKKWKNENKFPEYINYEELEKYMNFGGMRYEGDFLVTKTGNIRLGETMVKSPEEVEEVRAKAFK